From the genome of Vicia villosa cultivar HV-30 ecotype Madison, WI linkage group LG2, Vvil1.0, whole genome shotgun sequence, one region includes:
- the LOC131651120 gene encoding uncharacterized protein LOC131651120: protein MTWIVFSSSVSILVNGSPTDEFRTSRGLHQGDPLSPFLFLLVVEGFAGMMKHAVSSGSFKGFKIANDIRFEMLQLAVDTVLIVMDRRIIYASSFLTCQIEKISFIFLGIRIGSNHRSRIYAFFGGKVMGVVMEEKDVLGELGSDFP, encoded by the exons ATGACTTGGATAGTTTTTTCTAGTTCGGTTTCCATTTTGGTAAACGGAAGTCCTACAGATGAGTTCAGGACTTCTAGAGGCTTACATCAAGGGGATCCTCTTTCTCCTTTCTTATTTCTCTTGGTTGTAGAGGGTTTTGCGGGTATGATGAAGCATGCAGTTTCGTCGGGTTCCTTTAAAGGTTTTAAGATCGCGAATGATATTCGGTTTGAGATGCTTCAGCTCGCGGTAGATACGGTTCTTATTGTGATGGACCGCAGAATAATCTATG CTTCTTCCTTTTTGACTTGTCAAATTGAGAAGATTTCTTTCATATTCCTTGGAATTCGTATTGGGAGTAATCATAGAAGTCGTATTTATGCTTTCTTTGGGGGAAAG GTGATGGGAGTTGTGATGGAGGAGAAAGATGTGTTGGGTGAGTTGGGATCGGATTTTCCTTAG
- the LOC131653659 gene encoding NAC domain-containing protein 72-like, which translates to MGVQENDTLSQLSLPPGFRFYPTDEELLVQYLCRKVAGHHFSLQIIAEIDLYKFDPWVLPSKAIFGEKEWYFFSPRDRKYPNGTRPNRVAGSGYWKATGTDKIITNEGRKVGIKKALVFYIGKAPKGTKTNWIMHEYRLLDSSRNNGGTKLDDWVLCRIYKKNSSAQKANPNGVVSSKEYTQYSNGSSSSSSSHIDEVLESLPQIDDRCFMLPRVNSLRTMQHRQQEEEKLNLQSNFMDWSNPSSILNTGTEFQEAQTQGMVSFGGCNDVYVPSVSMVPEKKPTEEEVQSGARANRVGDSGLFQRGGSNSNDFAQGMGYSNSVDPFGFRYPVQPVGYGFGQ; encoded by the exons ATGGGAGTTCAAGAAAATGACACTCTTTCACAATTGAGTTTACCACCTGGTTTTCGATTTTACCCAACCGATGAAGAGCTTCTTGTTCAATATCTATGTCGCAAAGTAGCTGGTCATCatttttctcttcaaatcatTGCTGAAATTGATCTCTACAAATTCGACCCATGGGTTCTTCCAA GTAAAGCCATTTTTGGTGAGAAAGAGTGGTATTTCTTTAGCCCAAGAGATAGAAAGTACCCAAACGGAACTAGACCCAATAGAGTAGCTGGATCTGGGTATTGGAAAGCCACTGGAACTGATAAGATTATCACAAACGAAGGTAGAAAAGTTGGTATCAAAAAAGCACTTGTTTTCTATATTGGAAAAGCTCCTAAAGGCACCAAAACTAATTGGATTATGCATGAGTATCGTCTTCTTGATTCTTCTCGAAACAACGGCGGCACCAAG tTAGATGATTGGGTTCTGTGTCGAATATACAAGAAAAACTCAAGCGCACAAAAAGCGAATCCAAACGGCGTCGTTTCGAGCAAGGAATACACGCAATACAGCAAcggttcatcttcatcttcttcctctcacaTAGACGAAGTTCTGGAATCACTTCCACAAATCGACGACCGTTGTTTCATGTTGCCACGTGTCAATTCACTGAGAACGATGCAACATCGTCAACAAGAAGAAGAGAAGCTGAATCTTCAAAGTAATTTCATGGATTGGTCTAATCCGTCGTCGATTCTGAATACTGGGACGGAGTTTCAAGAAGCGCAGACTCAAGGAATGGTGAGTTTTGGTGGTTGTAATGACGTTTATGTCCCTTCTGTTTCCATGGTGCCGGAGAAGAAACCGACGGAGGAAGAGGTTCAGAGTGGGGCGAGAGCGAACCGGGTTGGGGATTCCGGTTTATTTCAGCGCGGTGGTTCGAATTCAAATGATTTCGCTCAAGGAATGGGGTATTCTAATTCGGTCGACCCGTTTGGTTTTAGATACCCGGTTCAACCGGTTGGGTATGGGTTCGGTCAATGA